A genomic stretch from Acidobacteriota bacterium includes:
- a CDS encoding tetratricopeptide repeat protein, whose product MSAAMSGAEETPQDPNAADARVLAQARYLFALGKVLAEEGNVGQAAEAFEQAGRLTPLDPYLLIERAQFAFRLAARARSEERRAEGLAEAVKLAEAAAVLAPENLDVLRSVAQIHLTLAGDRPDSLGKAISALESIRRKTPGDLRTVIPLAQVYLQQRQPDEAADVLSEAALQSPPTTVLYSLLVESLEQAGRTAEAADALRQLLGLDPTLVDERVKLATILGDQGDSEAALQWLEGAPEEGRANLPLLAQLAWQRLRLERFEGALESADAGLALEPDDPWLRFLRSQALAGLGRNDDAIAELDLLRELEPDNLELIRTAAELLEREGRANEGIRLLKESVARAEAGGEDRAIFRARFLLAGMLARANRVGEIEEVFAPALASDDREVQRSGYLILSDLLVAHGQMERALQILAQGAQAQPALQAKALDVMLRGDRDDLARKLIKRVRRSGDREVMVIAAQAAQANERYEWSLTLLDEVLEAEANHIGALFAAGAAHERLGDRPRAEASFHRLLELEPDHAHALNYLGYMWAEGGVHLEKALVMIQKAVDLDPTNGAFIDSLGWAHFRLGQFDEAREHLERAALLVPDDGTVAVHLADVYRALGETERARDLYQRALDLDPSTADEVRRKLETLVVD is encoded by the coding sequence TTGTCCGCGGCAATGTCAGGGGCCGAGGAAACGCCGCAGGACCCCAACGCGGCGGATGCCCGGGTTCTGGCGCAGGCGCGGTATCTCTTTGCCCTCGGCAAGGTGTTGGCCGAGGAAGGAAACGTCGGCCAGGCGGCGGAAGCCTTTGAGCAGGCCGGCCGCCTCACCCCGCTGGATCCCTATCTGTTGATCGAACGGGCGCAGTTCGCCTTCCGACTGGCGGCTCGGGCACGTTCCGAGGAACGGCGAGCGGAGGGCTTGGCAGAGGCGGTGAAGTTGGCCGAGGCCGCCGCCGTCCTGGCTCCGGAGAACCTCGACGTGCTGCGGTCGGTGGCCCAGATCCACTTGACCCTGGCCGGTGATCGGCCGGATTCCCTGGGCAAGGCGATCAGCGCTCTGGAGAGCATTCGACGAAAAACTCCCGGCGACCTCCGGACGGTCATTCCTCTCGCCCAGGTGTATCTGCAGCAGCGGCAGCCGGACGAAGCGGCAGACGTATTGAGCGAGGCCGCTCTCCAGTCGCCGCCCACTACCGTGCTCTACTCCCTGCTGGTCGAGTCTCTGGAGCAAGCCGGGCGCACCGCCGAGGCGGCCGATGCGCTGCGCCAGCTCCTCGGTCTCGATCCGACGCTCGTCGACGAGCGGGTCAAACTGGCGACCATCCTCGGTGACCAGGGAGACTCGGAAGCCGCCTTGCAATGGCTCGAAGGGGCGCCGGAGGAGGGCCGCGCGAACCTGCCGCTCCTCGCCCAACTCGCCTGGCAGCGGCTGCGCCTGGAGCGCTTCGAAGGCGCCCTCGAAAGCGCCGACGCTGGCCTCGCCCTCGAGCCGGACGATCCCTGGCTGCGTTTTCTGCGCTCCCAGGCCCTTGCCGGCCTCGGGCGCAACGACGACGCGATCGCCGAACTCGACCTCCTGCGCGAACTGGAGCCGGACAATCTGGAGTTGATCCGCACCGCGGCGGAACTGCTCGAGCGCGAGGGCCGGGCGAACGAAGGCATTCGACTGCTGAAGGAGTCCGTGGCGCGGGCGGAAGCCGGAGGGGAGGACCGGGCGATTTTCCGAGCTCGCTTCCTGCTTGCGGGCATGCTTGCCCGGGCGAACCGGGTTGGCGAGATCGAAGAGGTGTTTGCGCCGGCGCTGGCGTCCGATGATCGCGAAGTTCAGCGTTCCGGGTATCTGATCCTGAGTGATCTGCTGGTGGCCCATGGACAGATGGAGCGCGCGCTCCAAATCCTCGCCCAAGGAGCGCAGGCCCAACCGGCGCTGCAGGCCAAGGCCCTCGACGTGATGCTGCGCGGAGACCGTGACGATCTCGCCCGCAAGCTGATCAAGCGGGTCCGGCGTTCCGGCGACCGCGAGGTGATGGTGATCGCCGCGCAGGCGGCCCAGGCCAACGAGCGCTACGAATGGTCTCTCACCCTGCTCGACGAGGTGCTGGAAGCGGAGGCGAACCACATCGGCGCGCTGTTTGCCGCCGGCGCCGCCCATGAGCGGCTGGGCGACCGGCCGCGGGCCGAAGCCTCCTTCCATCGTCTGTTGGAGCTGGAACCGGATCACGCCCATGCCCTGAACTATCTCGGCTACATGTGGGCGGAGGGGGGAGTCCATCTCGAGAAGGCCCTGGTCATGATCCAAAAAGCGGTCGACCTCGATCCGACCAACGGAGCCTTCATCGACTCCCTCGGCTGGGCCCACTTCCGCCTCGGCCAATTCGACGAGGCGCGTGAGCATCTGGAGCGGGCGGCGCTGCTGGTGCCCGACGACGGCACCGTGGCCGTCCACCTGGCGGATGTCTACCGCGCCCTCGGCGAAACGGAGCGGGCGCGGGACCTCTACCAGCGGGCCCTCGACCTCGACCCTTCCACCGCCGACGAGGTGCGCCGGAAGCTCGAAACGCTGGTCGTCGACTGA